One Desulfurellaceae bacterium genomic window carries:
- a CDS encoding alpha/beta hydrolase has translation MPTKYVEVDGYAVHYFHTGQTTLPPVVPDVSRGKLIVYIHGAGSNGHFAHKLLDVLSAQHSPLSFDFPAHGRSSGIDSLGSITAYSDFTYSLWKTLGVRPAVLMGHSMGGAIALDLAVRHPEMVDGLILTCTAATFNIPDERVETWAQVMKGRQPQPFTKDSCSPKTPQDIVQQGWMEQIKTDPRVRHFDLVACQQVDLRPRLGEIKTPTLVLAGQDDSATPVAQSEELRDQIPGAQLSVIEAAGHWLPIEQPQAACDAIQAFFG, from the coding sequence ATGCCAACAAAATACGTTGAGGTGGACGGCTACGCGGTCCATTATTTTCATACCGGCCAGACAACCCTGCCCCCGGTCGTTCCGGATGTCAGCCGGGGCAAACTGATCGTGTATATTCACGGGGCGGGCAGCAACGGACATTTTGCCCACAAACTGCTCGATGTCCTGTCGGCCCAGCACAGCCCGCTGTCCTTTGATTTTCCGGCCCACGGCCGTTCGAGCGGCATCGACAGCCTGGGCAGTATCACAGCCTATAGCGATTTCACCTACAGTTTATGGAAAACGCTCGGCGTGCGACCGGCCGTGTTGATGGGCCACTCGATGGGCGGGGCGATTGCCCTGGACCTGGCCGTGCGTCACCCCGAGATGGTCGATGGGCTGATCCTGACCTGTACGGCCGCCACCTTCAACATTCCGGACGAGCGGGTTGAGACCTGGGCGCAGGTCATGAAGGGCCGTCAGCCCCAGCCGTTTACCAAAGATTCCTGCTCGCCCAAGACGCCCCAGGACATTGTCCAGCAGGGCTGGATGGAGCAGATCAAGACCGACCCGCGCGTCCGTCACTTCGACCTGGTGGCCTGCCAACAGGTCGATCTGCGGCCCAGGCTGGGTGAGATCAAGACCCCGACCCTGGTGCTGGCCGGCCAGGACGATAGCGCCACGCCGGTCGCCCAGAGCGAAGAGCTGCGCGACCAGATTCCCGGTGCCCAGCTCAGCGTGATCGAAGCCGCCGGCCACTGGCTGCCCATCGAACAGCCCCAGGCAGCCTGCGATGCCATTCAGGCATTTTTCGGCTGA